A genome region from Brachymonas denitrificans includes the following:
- a CDS encoding DUF3108 domain-containing protein, whose amino-acid sequence MSATRPSAPAARQIRPLPLLLAALAVAAVHALLLFGLPGRARPAEKSPASEAVVVSLDTRTITPEPAPEPEPEPEPEPEPEPELAPPVRVRRPPPPLPPRREPETQGPARPAAPVPAASAPPDAASAPPAADAAASGAASASLPGPPERDIALAGTAASAPAAAASAPAPIPAELIALSRAPAKAPPSFLLEYDMTGEAKKLQYHASGTLQWTNQGDQSYQMAYTISAFLVGKRTQVSQGRIGPNGLRPDRFADQWRGEKAASFTRNPEADPKAAQGTIQFSAGNPEVPLLPGAQDQVSMFVQLLALFNADAGRYPPGSTLLLQSAGPRNAPLFRFRVDPEETVHAGGQEHRAIKLTQVRSAGQNKRIEMWLAPWQSGGQTHYLPVRMRISEDNGNYVEQTLKRMPPG is encoded by the coding sequence TTGTCAGCCACCCGCCCTTCCGCTCCCGCTGCCCGCCAGATTCGTCCGCTGCCCCTGCTGCTGGCGGCGCTGGCCGTGGCCGCCGTGCATGCCCTGCTGCTGTTCGGCCTGCCGGGCCGGGCGCGTCCGGCAGAAAAATCGCCCGCCAGCGAAGCGGTGGTGGTCAGCCTGGATACGCGCACGATCACCCCCGAGCCTGCGCCCGAGCCCGAGCCCGAGCCCGAGCCCGAGCCCGAGCCCGAGCCCGAGCTGGCGCCTCCGGTGCGCGTGCGCCGTCCACCCCCCCCGCTGCCGCCCCGGCGCGAACCGGAAACGCAAGGCCCGGCACGCCCGGCAGCTCCGGTTCCGGCCGCTTCTGCCCCGCCGGACGCGGCATCCGCCCCTCCTGCTGCCGATGCAGCCGCATCCGGCGCGGCAAGCGCGTCGCTGCCCGGCCCCCCTGAGCGCGACATCGCGCTGGCCGGCACGGCCGCCAGCGCCCCCGCAGCGGCAGCCTCGGCCCCGGCTCCCATCCCGGCGGAACTGATCGCCCTGTCGCGTGCCCCTGCCAAGGCCCCGCCCTCCTTCCTGCTCGAATACGACATGACCGGCGAGGCCAAGAAGCTGCAGTACCACGCCAGCGGTACGCTGCAATGGACCAACCAGGGCGACCAGTCCTACCAGATGGCCTACACCATCAGCGCCTTCCTGGTGGGCAAGCGCACCCAGGTCAGCCAGGGCCGCATCGGCCCCAACGGCCTGCGCCCGGACCGCTTTGCCGACCAGTGGCGCGGCGAGAAGGCAGCCAGCTTCACGCGCAACCCGGAGGCCGACCCGAAAGCCGCACAGGGCACGATCCAGTTCAGCGCCGGCAATCCCGAAGTGCCGCTGCTGCCCGGCGCGCAGGACCAGGTCAGCATGTTCGTGCAGCTGCTGGCGCTGTTCAATGCCGATGCCGGCCGCTATCCGCCAGGCAGCACGCTGCTGTTGCAGTCCGCCGGGCCGCGCAACGCACCACTGTTCCGCTTCCGCGTCGACCCGGAGGAAACGGTGCACGCCGGCGGCCAGGAGCACCGCGCCATCAAGCTCACCCAGGTGCGCAGCGCCGGCCAGAACAAGCGCATCGAGATGTGGCTGGCCCCCTGGCAAAGCGGCGGCCAGACCCACTACCTGCCGGTGCGCATGCGCATCAGCGAGGACAATGGCAACTACGTGGAGCAGACGCTCAAGCGCATGCCGCCGGGCTGA
- a CDS encoding fumarylacetoacetate hydrolase family protein: MKLATYRDGSRDGLLVVVSRDLRHACFATHTAARLQQVLDDWNFISPQLEDLYRQLNAGRVPHAFAFDPACCMAPLPRAFQRVDGAAYAGQGPAAVGATAAQALRLWQAGSDCHLGPQDPVLLPAAEADFEAGLGVVCADLPVGATAEQALEGIRLLLLCNGLRLRHLAGADGDGTALLSRPAMAFGPVAVTPDELGDAWHHGRAHLSLQVQGNGRKLGLLDSGADMEAGFDQLLERLCRTRPVRAGTVLAAGPVSNRDRRKGVACLADKRALEIQDHGSAETPWLQPGDTLRIEARTRDGQSLFGAIDHEIVSPGERL; encoded by the coding sequence ATGAAACTTGCAACATACAGGGATGGCTCGCGCGACGGATTGCTGGTGGTCGTCTCGCGTGATCTGCGCCATGCCTGCTTTGCCACGCACACGGCCGCGCGCCTGCAACAGGTGCTGGATGACTGGAACTTCATCAGCCCGCAACTGGAGGACCTGTACCGCCAGCTCAATGCCGGGCGCGTGCCGCACGCCTTCGCCTTCGACCCTGCATGCTGCATGGCGCCGCTGCCGCGCGCGTTTCAGCGGGTGGACGGGGCGGCTTATGCCGGCCAGGGTCCGGCAGCAGTCGGTGCCACTGCCGCGCAGGCCCTGCGCCTGTGGCAGGCCGGCTCCGACTGCCATCTCGGTCCGCAGGATCCGGTGTTACTGCCAGCCGCAGAGGCCGATTTCGAGGCCGGACTGGGCGTTGTGTGCGCCGACCTGCCCGTTGGTGCTACCGCCGAGCAGGCGCTCGAGGGCATCCGTCTGCTGCTGCTCTGCAACGGCCTGCGCCTGCGCCACCTGGCGGGCGCGGACGGCGATGGCACAGCGCTGCTGTCGCGTCCGGCCATGGCTTTCGGTCCGGTGGCAGTCACGCCGGACGAGCTCGGCGATGCCTGGCACCACGGCCGCGCCCACCTGAGCCTGCAGGTGCAGGGCAACGGCCGCAAGCTGGGTCTGCTGGACAGCGGTGCCGACATGGAGGCCGGTTTCGATCAGTTGCTGGAGCGCCTGTGCCGTACGCGGCCCGTGCGTGCCGGCACGGTGCTTGCCGCCGGCCCGGTCAGCAACCGTGACCGTCGCAAGGGCGTGGCCTGCCTGGCCGACAAGCGGGCGCTGGAAATTCAGGACCACGGCAGCGCCGAAACCCCCTGGCTGCAGCCCGGCGATACGCTGCGCATCGAGGCACGCACACGCGACGGCCAGAGCCTGTTTGGCGCCATTGACCACGAGATCGTCTCCCCTGGAGAACGCCTATGA
- a CDS encoding DUF3422 domain-containing protein, protein MTTDAGTPQEQTLPLAAPLQSPPRSHAELHDELHARPPLRTTPCCVVSYWAQAGLPAEVADAALRVACADAGQPAPASGRRHHLIETGSWALKYERHGEFVSWQLRMDLPADPSQEPELLLGAMLRADARYALSPAFFSALGDAPMLAATHVVVWPAEEDGMLRQARRVMAQLLAATRTATEATHDLIGSWIADDRAAMFTHLLLDEAGFTRFLLLDVQLSEQQRAREVQRIVEIEGYRALAMLGFPLAQQESVLLRTLERRLLQAVDQFAAQRQATAAEQQVQDQQVFAELVAIASEVEHGVARSRYRFSATRAYHRIVERRLQGLRESRIQGVQTLGGFLSRRFLPAIELCDSTDARLSDVAARVQRVVELTKVRVEARREEDNQQLLQALARRQHLQLRLQQTVEGLSVVAISYYAISLLSYVFKLLKTVPAIEALHIPVEAAVGASVIPVVLLVAWFVRRIRQHHAVD, encoded by the coding sequence ATGACGACCGATGCCGGAACCCCGCAGGAACAGACTCTGCCGCTGGCGGCCCCCTTGCAGTCGCCTCCGCGCAGCCATGCCGAGCTGCATGACGAACTGCATGCCCGCCCGCCGCTGCGTACCACACCTTGCTGCGTGGTCAGCTACTGGGCCCAGGCCGGCTTGCCGGCCGAGGTCGCCGACGCTGCCTTGCGCGTGGCCTGTGCCGATGCGGGCCAGCCGGCGCCGGCGTCGGGCCGGCGCCACCATCTGATCGAGACGGGCAGCTGGGCGCTCAAGTACGAGCGTCATGGCGAATTCGTCAGCTGGCAGCTGCGGATGGACTTGCCGGCCGATCCGAGCCAGGAGCCGGAACTGCTGCTCGGCGCCATGCTGCGGGCCGATGCCCGCTACGCGCTGTCGCCGGCCTTTTTTTCGGCGCTGGGCGATGCCCCGATGCTGGCTGCCACGCATGTGGTGGTCTGGCCGGCGGAAGAGGACGGCATGCTGCGCCAGGCGCGGCGCGTGATGGCGCAACTGCTTGCTGCCACGCGCACGGCGACCGAGGCGACGCATGACCTGATCGGCTCCTGGATTGCCGATGACCGCGCCGCCATGTTCACCCATCTGCTGCTGGACGAGGCCGGCTTCACCCGCTTTCTGCTGCTGGACGTGCAGCTGTCGGAGCAGCAGCGTGCGCGCGAGGTGCAGCGCATCGTCGAGATCGAGGGCTACCGGGCGCTGGCCATGCTGGGTTTTCCGCTGGCACAGCAGGAATCGGTGCTGCTGCGCACGCTGGAGCGCCGCCTGCTGCAGGCGGTGGACCAGTTTGCGGCACAAAGGCAGGCGACTGCGGCCGAGCAGCAGGTGCAGGACCAGCAGGTGTTCGCCGAACTGGTGGCCATCGCCTCCGAAGTGGAGCATGGCGTGGCGCGCTCGCGCTACCGCTTCTCGGCCACGCGCGCCTACCACCGCATCGTGGAGCGGCGCCTGCAGGGTCTGCGCGAATCGCGTATCCAGGGCGTGCAGACGCTGGGCGGCTTCCTGTCGCGCCGCTTTCTGCCGGCGATAGAGCTATGCGACAGCACCGATGCCCGCCTGAGCGATGTGGCCGCACGCGTGCAGCGCGTGGTCGAGCTCACCAAGGTGCGGGTCGAGGCGCGGCGCGAGGAAGACAATCAGCAATTGCTGCAGGCCCTGGCACGCCGCCAGCACCTGCAACTGCGCCTGCAGCAGACGGTGGAAGGGCTTTCGGTGGTGGCCATCAGCTACTACGCCATCAGCCTGCTGAGCTATGTATTCAAGCTGCTCAAGACGGTGCCGGCCATCGAGGCACTGCATATCCCGGTCGAGGCCGCCGTGGGCGCCAGCGTGATTCCGGTGGTGCTGCTGGTCGCCTGGTTCGTGCGCCGCATCCGACAGCACCACGCGGTGGACTGA
- a CDS encoding PhaM family polyhydroxyalkanoate granule multifunctional regulatory protein, with protein MNINAVGFDFSKFVPGFDFLKQITQPRSMMPSPAQWVAPTVDPEEVERRIQELRTVQFWLEQNTTALKATIQALEVQKMTLTTLKDMNVGLNDMAQVFQQGVADTVSSVTQAVKAAVPEAPAQESAAVPASAVTWHEVPVQAAQGAASGDEAAAEAGESPLNAAFAQAGQWWGSMMQTFQSIAQQAQEDVLQRQAEFLKAQEEMAQQVAAAMPEVAAGVAAAEPAASSVKPAKPAARATAARKPAAAKPKAAAGAAKTAPGKAAKPATAARTAPRAAAAAGTSTAGSPKAAAKPAAARKPAVKRPAAAKAPAEKPRS; from the coding sequence ATGAACATCAACGCAGTAGGCTTCGACTTCAGCAAGTTCGTTCCCGGCTTCGACTTTCTCAAGCAGATCACGCAGCCGCGCAGCATGATGCCCTCGCCTGCGCAGTGGGTGGCGCCCACGGTGGATCCCGAAGAGGTCGAGCGCCGCATCCAGGAGTTGCGCACCGTACAGTTCTGGCTGGAACAGAACACCACTGCGCTCAAGGCCACCATCCAGGCACTCGAAGTGCAGAAGATGACGCTGACCACGCTCAAGGACATGAATGTCGGCCTGAACGACATGGCGCAGGTGTTCCAGCAAGGCGTGGCCGACACCGTTTCCAGCGTGACGCAGGCCGTCAAGGCGGCCGTGCCCGAGGCGCCGGCGCAGGAATCCGCAGCCGTCCCGGCGTCTGCCGTGACCTGGCATGAGGTGCCGGTGCAGGCGGCACAGGGGGCAGCCTCCGGGGACGAGGCGGCAGCCGAAGCAGGCGAGTCCCCGCTGAACGCGGCTTTTGCCCAGGCCGGCCAGTGGTGGGGCAGCATGATGCAGACCTTCCAGAGCATTGCCCAGCAGGCCCAGGAAGACGTGCTGCAGCGTCAGGCCGAGTTCCTGAAGGCCCAGGAGGAAATGGCGCAGCAGGTGGCTGCGGCGATGCCGGAAGTGGCGGCCGGGGTTGCCGCGGCAGAACCGGCGGCGTCTTCGGTCAAGCCTGCCAAGCCGGCGGCGCGTGCCACCGCCGCGCGCAAACCTGCTGCGGCCAAGCCCAAGGCGGCAGCGGGCGCTGCAAAGACAGCCCCCGGCAAGGCGGCCAAACCGGCAACGGCCGCCAGGACGGCGCCCCGCGCCGCGGCGGCTGCCGGCACCAGTACCGCGGGAAGCCCCAAGGCAGCCGCCAAGCCGGCTGCAGCGCGCAAGCCGGCGGTCAAGCGGCCTGCTGCCGCCAAGGCGCCGGCCGAGAAGCCGCGCTCCTGA
- a CDS encoding class II glutamine amidotransferase, whose translation MCQLLGMNCNTPTDITFSFSGFAQRAGVTDHHSDGWGIAFFEGTPGSTPQAGPDKGLRLYVDNQAASTSPVAQLIRHYPIQSRNVIAHIRKATQGPVALENCHPFVRELWGRYWVFAHNGNLENFQPHLHSHFRPVGDTDSERAFCWIMQEIAKAHACMPPVEELTRTLRELMPPLARHGTFNMLLSNGEALWAHASTHLHYVVRQHPFTTAQLRDEDLEIDFARHTTPQDRVAVIATQPLTSNEAWTPFCCGELRVFVDGQPLD comes from the coding sequence ATGTGCCAGCTGCTCGGCATGAACTGCAATACCCCGACCGACATCACCTTCAGCTTCAGCGGCTTTGCCCAGCGCGCCGGCGTGACGGACCACCACAGCGACGGCTGGGGCATTGCCTTTTTCGAAGGCACGCCCGGCAGCACGCCGCAGGCCGGGCCGGACAAGGGCCTGCGCCTGTACGTGGACAACCAGGCCGCCAGCACCTCGCCGGTAGCGCAGCTGATCCGGCACTATCCGATCCAGAGCCGCAACGTGATCGCACACATCCGCAAGGCGACGCAGGGACCGGTGGCGCTGGAAAACTGCCACCCCTTCGTGCGCGAACTGTGGGGCCGTTACTGGGTGTTTGCGCACAACGGCAATCTGGAGAACTTTCAGCCCCATCTGCACAGCCACTTCCGCCCGGTGGGCGATACCGACAGCGAACGCGCCTTCTGCTGGATCATGCAGGAGATCGCCAAGGCGCATGCCTGCATGCCGCCGGTGGAAGAATTGACGCGCACGCTGCGCGAACTGATGCCGCCGCTGGCGCGGCATGGCACCTTCAACATGCTGCTGTCCAACGGCGAAGCACTATGGGCGCATGCCAGCACGCACCTGCACTACGTCGTGCGGCAACACCCGTTCACCACGGCCCAGTTGCGGGATGAAGACCTGGAGATCGATTTCGCCCGGCACACCACACCGCAGGACCGCGTGGCGGTGATCGCCACGCAGCCGCTCACCAGCAACGAGGCATGGACGCCCTTCTGCTGCGGCGAACTGCGCGTGTTCGTGGACGGGCAGCCGCTGGACTAG
- a CDS encoding cysteine-rich CWC family protein, whose protein sequence is MPASPAHELTPLDQTCPRCGQPNRCAIAIGAPADSCWCMQEPPDSFHAPESKAAGSQAAPTVCYCQACLRALRAQSTS, encoded by the coding sequence ATGCCTGCATCTCCTGCCCACGAACTGACTCCCCTGGACCAGACTTGCCCCCGCTGCGGCCAGCCCAATCGCTGCGCCATCGCCATCGGCGCACCCGCTGACAGTTGCTGGTGCATGCAGGAACCGCCCGACTCGTTCCACGCGCCGGAATCGAAAGCTGCCGGCAGCCAAGCCGCCCCGACAGTCTGCTACTGCCAGGCCTGCCTGCGCGCCCTGCGCGCCCAATCCACCTCCTGA
- a CDS encoding THUMP domain-containing class I SAM-dependent RNA methyltransferase, translated as MNALHLFLPCAAGVEGYLADEVAAITALPPGQIQALRAGVLVHGSWRNALQLNLHSRLAQRVLVQLSRTPYQNEADLYEAASAIAWEMWFTPQQTFRIDITAQRSPLKSLNFAALRIKDAVADRFRARAGSRPSVDTQWPHVRIFAHLTNDRMALYIDTSGEPLFKRGWREDKGDAPLKETLAAAMIAASGWRPETGQPLYDPCCGSGTIVVEAAQMACRMAPGAQRRFGFERLLPFQAHVWQQLRQEARAAELRDGPLLVFGSDVAHRMVDFAQRNAQRAGVAHAVQLRGGDALQRMPPTDAPGILLVNPPYGERIAAAGVAGQRAEERARSAPRVHRVGGTLGTGTLREAAASRGGRESAIMAAGSEDDDFFARLASHWKKHYTGWTAWMLTPDRDLPRRMRLKETRKIPMWNGPIECRLFRFDLVAGSMQTRAPRDASAGDATVTGPGGAGQ; from the coding sequence ATGAATGCCTTGCACCTGTTCCTGCCCTGCGCCGCTGGCGTCGAGGGCTATCTGGCCGACGAAGTCGCGGCCATCACGGCACTGCCGCCGGGCCAGATCCAGGCCCTGCGCGCCGGAGTGCTGGTGCACGGCAGCTGGCGTAACGCGCTGCAGCTCAACCTGCACAGCCGGCTGGCCCAGCGCGTGCTGGTGCAGCTCTCGCGCACGCCCTACCAGAACGAGGCCGACCTGTACGAAGCCGCCTCGGCCATCGCTTGGGAAATGTGGTTCACGCCACAGCAGACTTTCCGCATCGACATCACGGCGCAGCGCAGCCCGCTCAAGAGCCTGAACTTTGCCGCGCTCAGGATCAAGGATGCCGTGGCCGACCGCTTCCGCGCCCGCGCCGGCAGCCGCCCCAGCGTGGATACCCAGTGGCCGCACGTGCGCATCTTTGCCCACCTCACCAATGACCGCATGGCGCTGTACATCGACACCTCGGGCGAGCCGCTGTTCAAGCGCGGCTGGCGCGAGGACAAGGGCGATGCGCCACTCAAGGAAACGCTGGCCGCCGCCATGATCGCCGCCAGCGGCTGGAGGCCCGAAACCGGCCAGCCGCTGTATGACCCCTGCTGCGGCAGCGGCACCATCGTCGTGGAGGCGGCGCAGATGGCATGCCGCATGGCGCCGGGCGCGCAGCGCCGATTCGGTTTCGAGCGTCTGCTGCCGTTCCAGGCCCATGTCTGGCAGCAGTTGCGCCAGGAGGCGCGCGCCGCCGAACTGCGCGATGGCCCGCTGCTGGTGTTCGGCAGCGACGTGGCGCACCGCATGGTCGACTTTGCCCAGCGCAATGCCCAGCGCGCCGGCGTGGCACATGCCGTGCAGCTGCGCGGCGGCGATGCCCTGCAGCGCATGCCGCCTACTGATGCGCCCGGCATCCTGCTGGTCAACCCGCCCTACGGCGAGCGCATTGCCGCGGCCGGTGTGGCCGGCCAGCGCGCCGAGGAGCGTGCCCGCAGCGCGCCGCGCGTGCACCGCGTCGGCGGCACCCTGGGCACCGGCACGCTGCGCGAGGCTGCCGCCAGCCGGGGCGGCCGCGAAAGCGCCATCATGGCCGCCGGCAGCGAAGATGACGATTTCTTCGCCCGCCTGGCCAGCCACTGGAAGAAGCACTACACCGGCTGGACCGCATGGATGCTGACCCCCGATCGCGACCTGCCGCGCCGCATGCGCCTGAAGGAAACGCGCAAGATCCCGATGTGGAACGGCCCGATCGAGTGCCGCCTGTTCCGCTTCGACCTGGTGGCAGGCTCCATGCAGACGCGCGCGCCGCGTGACGCAAGCGCGGGCGACGCCACGGTGACCGGCCCGGGAGGTGCCGGCCAGTGA
- a CDS encoding putative toxin-antitoxin system toxin component, PIN family codes for MQPVVIDTNIVLDLLVFEEPAVVPLREALQQGRLQWLATPRMREELARVLHYPQIARRAAYHGRENEAVLAAMDARVQWMEPAPRCEVICKDADDQCFIDLALLHQALLLSKDGYVLRLRKRLARQGVTVARALPAHWCEPALSA; via the coding sequence ATGCAGCCTGTCGTCATCGACACCAACATCGTGCTCGACCTGCTGGTGTTCGAGGAACCTGCCGTTGTGCCGCTGCGCGAGGCGCTGCAGCAGGGCCGGCTGCAATGGCTGGCCACGCCGCGCATGCGCGAGGAACTGGCGCGCGTGCTGCACTACCCGCAGATCGCCAGGCGCGCCGCCTACCACGGCCGCGAGAACGAGGCCGTGCTGGCCGCCATGGATGCCCGGGTGCAATGGATGGAGCCGGCGCCGCGCTGCGAGGTGATCTGCAAGGATGCCGATGACCAGTGCTTCATCGACCTGGCGCTGCTGCATCAGGCCCTGCTGCTGAGCAAGGACGGCTACGTGCTGCGCCTGCGCAAGCGCCTCGCCAGGCAGGGCGTGACGGTGGCGCGTGCCTTGCCCGCGCACTGGTGCGAGCCGGCCCTGTCGGCGTGA
- a CDS encoding DUF1328 domain-containing protein yields MLKWAIIFAIIAFVAGIFGFTGISAGAAGIAKILFIVFVVLFLIMLVLGVMGAKKL; encoded by the coding sequence ATGCTCAAGTGGGCCATCATCTTTGCCATCATCGCCTTTGTTGCGGGCATTTTCGGCTTTACCGGCATCTCGGCCGGCGCTGCCGGCATTGCGAAGATTCTGTTCATCGTCTTCGTGGTGCTGTTCCTGATCATGCTGGTGCTCGGCGTGATGGGCGCGAAGAAGCTCTAG
- the panD gene encoding aspartate 1-decarboxylase, whose amino-acid sequence MPRHTLLNGKIHRATVTHCELHYEGSCAIDENLLEASGIREFEQIDIWNINNGERFTTYAIKGERGSGMISVNGSAARRAAKGDLVIIAAFVQLEASEIAAHKPQLVFVDENNRQIELRSHIPTQEMEAA is encoded by the coding sequence ATGCCCCGTCATACCCTGCTGAATGGCAAGATCCATCGCGCCACCGTTACCCACTGCGAACTGCACTACGAAGGCTCCTGCGCCATCGACGAAAACCTGCTGGAAGCTTCCGGCATCCGCGAATTCGAGCAGATCGACATCTGGAACATCAACAACGGCGAACGCTTCACCACCTACGCCATCAAGGGCGAGCGTGGCAGCGGCATGATTTCCGTGAACGGCTCGGCCGCACGCCGTGCCGCCAAGGGCGACCTGGTGATCATCGCTGCCTTCGTGCAGCTGGAAGCCAGCGAAATCGCCGCGCACAAGCCGCAACTGGTGTTCGTGGACGAGAACAACCGCCAGATCGAGCTGCGCTCGCATATCCCGACGCAGGAGATGGAAGCGGCCTGA